In Bacteroidota bacterium, one genomic interval encodes:
- the rimK gene encoding 30S ribosomal protein S6--L-glutamate ligase yields the protein MKLVILSRNPKLYSTKRLVEAGEQHGHEVLVLDHMKCVLVIEQGRPHVFYQGKEVSDVGAVIPRIGASATLYGAAVVRQFEMMKIFSAVESQALTRSRDKLRSLQLLARAGLGMPKTSFAYSSKDLDIIINQVGGAPVVIKLLEGTQGIGVILAETHNVAKSVIEGFLSIDANILVQEFIKEAKGADIRAFIVDGQVVGAMKRQGAEGEFRSNLHRGGKAMLIKLSAEEKSTAIKAAKKLGLGIAGVDMLQSKRGPLIMEVNSSPGLEGIEGATGVDIAGKIIEYVERNEIQ from the coding sequence GCCTGGTGGAAGCAGGTGAGCAACATGGACACGAAGTATTGGTACTCGACCACATGAAATGCGTACTGGTAATTGAACAGGGGCGTCCGCATGTATTTTATCAGGGCAAGGAGGTTTCTGATGTAGGCGCTGTAATTCCCCGAATAGGCGCGTCTGCCACCTTATATGGAGCTGCTGTTGTCCGGCAATTCGAAATGATGAAAATTTTTTCTGCCGTGGAATCACAGGCGCTTACGCGTTCGCGCGATAAGCTCCGCAGCCTGCAGCTTTTGGCACGTGCAGGACTGGGAATGCCTAAAACATCTTTCGCTTACAGCTCAAAAGATCTTGATATTATTATCAACCAGGTAGGAGGCGCGCCGGTTGTGATCAAGCTGTTAGAAGGCACGCAGGGCATAGGCGTTATTTTAGCCGAAACACATAACGTAGCCAAGTCGGTGATCGAAGGATTCCTGAGTATTGACGCAAATATACTAGTGCAGGAATTTATAAAAGAAGCAAAAGGTGCTGATATCCGTGCTTTCATCGTTGACGGACAGGTTGTAGGCGCCATGAAGCGCCAGGGCGCTGAAGGTGAATTCCGCTCCAACCTGCACCGCGGAGGGAAAGCCATGCTTATTAAGCTTTCTGCCGAAGAAAAATCAACTGCTATAAAAGCCGCTAAAAAATTGGGCCTTGGTATAGCGGGTGTAGATATGCTCCAATCGAAACGCGGGCCGCTGATCATGGAAGTAAATTCTTCGCCCGGCCTCGAAGGTATTGAAGGTGCTACAGGTGTTGATATTGCCGGAAAAATTATTGAGTATGTTGAACGGAATGAAATTCAGTAA